TAGCCTAGCCTAGCCTAGCCTAGCAAACACCGAGCACCGGCAGCTGCGCGTCAACACGAGCTGCGTTCAGCTGCGTCCGCATTTTACACTTCCGGGTTATCAGTTTAAGACGCCATGAACTCTAAAATACACGTTCGGAAACGTTTTCATCGTTTCTCTCCAATTTATATTTCCTTTCTTTATGTAATATTTGATCCAGTaatgtaaacaataaacaagtCTTAAAAATTTAGCTCAGATAAAGTCAATGTGACGCAATAAAATCTCCTAAACAACTTAAATACAACGCCATTAAATGACGTTATACATACATTACTCCACCAGGGGCGCAGTagacacactaacacatacaaCCCAGTCCTGAAAATGTTAcgtcatataataataataataataataataataataataataataataaatgttttattgtttgggtttttatttGGGCCTGTAAGATTTGTCTTGAACTTCATTGTTGACACGCATCATAAacgttttattatatattttatattattattatattatattctgtattattacttaaattaatttaatgtagTAGTAAAAGCATTAATAGtactattagtagtagtattagtattattaattagtattataataattattattatttattattattattattagtattattattagtagtagtattagtattattattattattattagaaatgaaaggaaaaaaatagacCTTACAAATCAAATGAACTCTGCAGTCGGAAAATAACGCATTTACTGTCGCGATGGAATATAATAAAACTCTCATTgcgcaataataataataataataataataataataataataataataataataataataataataataataataataataataataataataataataataaatgttttattgtttgggTTTTATTTGGGCCTGTAAGATTTGTCTTGAACTTCATTGTTGACACGCATCATAAacgttttattatatattttatattattattatattatattctgtattattacttaaattaatttaatgtagTAGTAAAAGCATTAATAGtactattagtagtagtattagtattattaattagtattataattattattattatttattattattattattagtattattagtagtagtattagtattattattattattattagaaatgaaaggaaaaaaatagacCTTACAAATCAAATGAACTCTGCAGTCGGAAAATAACGCATTTACTGTCGCGATGGAATATAATAAAACTCTCATTgcgcaataataataataataataataataataataataataataataataacaataataaatgatcatgtgtattatgtaaatataaaaacattattaacatGTCCAGAAGACGTGTGCACGAGGATGATAGATTTTATTACAGTTATTTGtcttggtttgtttttgttgaataGGTTTCCGTTTTTCGGCTCTGAGTTTCGATTCTTCGACTGTTTGTCTGCGCGTGGAGACATAGAGCGATCATCcgggctgtgtcccaaatcaaaAACTAGTCTACTAGATGGAAGGTTCAAATCGACTCCTATATGGAAGCAGTTCAGACGCACTGTGGTCGGTTTGGGACGCAGCTGGAGCTCGTGCAACAGTAACATTGCAGAAGAAGTGAACCTTCATTAGGAGTTCAGAGGACTTAATGAAGACACTGAAGACAAGATCTTCACTCGCAGGTGAGTCTGTATGCTGCTTTTTCTTCATTGCAAtaatctgtgtgtaaatgttttcatgcacacacacactcacacacactcacacactcttactgtaaTTCCAGGAACCAGATTTTGCTCATTATGGGTGTCAAAGGTCTTCACAGCTACATTGAGAGCAACAGTGACTTCCTGAAGACACGCTGGTTTAGAGAAAGCaaactgatcatcgatggatccagTCTGTACTACTCTCTTTACCTCAGGTCTCACATAGACCAAGCTCATGGTGGAGATTATAGTGGTTTCGACAAAACGGTTACTCAGTTTTTCAGAAATCTCAGGATGTGTGATATTCAGCCGTACGTGGTGATCGATGGAGGGGACGACGTGAGCGGCATTAAATTTCACACCCTGAAGACGAGATGCCAAGAAAGAATTAGACGAGCCAACCGCTTGTCCAAGGGAGGTTCAGGGGAAATTATTCCCATTCtcatgaaaaatgtgttcaagCAGATCCTCCGGAAACTCGGCGTTCCCTTTATTCAGTGTCTGGCAGAAGCGGATTGGGAAACGGCCGCGTTGGCCAACGAGTGGAACTGTCCAGTTCTGTCCAACGACAGCGACTTCTACATCTTCAGCAACCGAGGTGGATATCTGCCCATCGATCATTTCCAGTGGCGGAAAGTGAGCCATAAATCCACTGCCaaaaaattcattatttccAAGTGGTTTGGTTTTAAGAACCTCTGCAGCGCTTTTAACCGCATGAATAAACAACTTCTTCCACTTTTTGCCATCATCCTGGGCAATGACTACACCAAACTGGACAAGAGTGCACTCCCAAACTTCTCAAAGTTCTCAACTAGACCTGGAGGAACCGCCCAGATCGATGGTTTACTCATGTGGTTATCACGTTTCCCAAACCCGAAAGAAGCCATCAATGCTCTCCTCAGCCCTCTGGGGAACCAGAGATCAGAAAATCTAAACACTGCAATAAATCATGGAATGGCAGCGTACCAGCTCAATCCCAGCTCCATAGCCCAGTTCTTTATAAGTGGAGAACCTCAGGGAAGAACTCCAGGCCCTTTAGAGAACCTGCCCGACTGGAGTCTGAAACCTCTGGCAGAAGGAAAGCTGGCATCCACTGTCATTGAAGTCCTGACACTGCAGAGGGTCATGTTGAACTTCCAGGTGGAGGATTTTGGGCTGAGCAGCAGCAGCGAGACGTCTCGACCGATACGACAGGTGATGTACGGGGTCCTGCTGTGTACCAGGAGGCAGAAAGTCGGTAAACGTAGCAGGTCTTCTGGAGAGGAACTGGAACACAGTGTGGAGGAGTTCGACAGGACGGGAACGATGCTGACCAGCTCCATGGTTCCAGCAGTTTTACCACAATGTGTAGCAACAAACCTTCACCTGGACTCACTGTGGGAGGTAGAGCTGAGGGCTTCTCATGCTGTTATAGCAAAATAATCATCTCACTATTACGATAAATACAATGTTTTACTACAAGGAATGATGATGTTCTGGGTGCTTGCGAGTGACGGTTTTCTGTTCCAGGAACCGCAGCATTTGCGTCTGCAGGTCGTGTTGGAGGCTCTTGGTGTCTCCTCGATCGCTGCTTCACTCCAAGTCCCTGAAGGTCTGCAGCTTGCCGTGTACGTCACGTGTTACTGGATTAAACACGCGACGCCTAAGCCGAGAGCAGAAATGTTCTGGGCTTTACTGACCGGCCTGGTCTTCGGTCACCTGAGCAGAGAGCTGCAGGCTGAGCAAGGTGAGAGACAAGTGTGAAAAAACatagaaacacaaataaatcaatgatgTGAATTAGAGTCAGAGCTGTAAAGACTGAAAGGACTCGAGTCAGAGCTGTGAAGACTGAAATGACTCGAGTCAGAGCTGTAAAGACTGAAATGACTCGAGTCAGAGCTGTAAAGACTGAAAGGACTCGAGTCAGAGCTGTGAAGACAGAGCTTTTAAAGACTTGTGCGTATTTGGAGATGATCTGATGAGTCGTGTGATTGTTGTGTTTTCCTGCTTTGCAGAGCTCCAACCCGTGATGGCGAGGTTTAAAAAGCTGCAGAGTCGGAAGGGTAAGAAGTGTGGACCTGGAACTGGCTCACGCCTACAGTcagtggcagtcatgtctgaAAGACAGCTACACCCTGAACCAGCTCCTGAATCATCCGGTACCGGAGCCGGAGTTAGCCTGGTACACTCACTTTCTGTTTCCACAATAATCTTTTTACCACACAGAGATCACGAGACTCTGGATCGGTTTCAACATGCCCATGCTGAAGGTTCTCCTCTGTGTTCTTAGTCATACCTGGGTGGAGACCAAGTCTTATTCACAGAGACGTTTCAGGAACATCATTTCAGGTTATACCTGTAATACCTGTCAGGGCCGGGTCTCCAGCTCAGGTCACGATTGGAAGTGTAGAAACTGGAGCAGGGGCCAAATCTGTGAAAAGAATATTTTAGAGTGCAGACAGGAGGCACACAGGGGGCAATAATTATACTCATAAACATACCGTTAGGAATATTACATGGGGAACAATGGAGACCTCTAGTGGccaaaatacaacacaacacaatcctgAGGCTGGCAGTATGTTCATGATACACAACACGctgaaattgtgtgtttttttcaggtTGTACTGCGGTACCTTGGTGCACGGTGCAGCCCATGAGCTTAAACGAGGCATCGAACCCGAGTCTTTTCTCGCCGGCGCTCCCGTCACAATCGCGCTTTACAGAAACCTGCAGGCCGCAGTGGAGCACGAACTGGATGACGACTTCATCAAGAAGATGAGGACCAGGACATGGATCACAGAGGTGCCGGTGGACGAACTGAGCAAAACGTTTACACGTCTCATGGACGAAGACGAGGATGAGCCCCAGTCCATGATGGATGACAAGGCGCTGGAGGAAACCTGCAGCGTACGAGTCAGACACAAAACCAAATGTAGAAATACGAAATCCAGATCTACCAAGCAGGATCAGGGGAAATTTCAGTAAAGTGTTCAAACAACGCACTTATTCATTAAAGTTATTAAAgaaattaacaattttttttgtgagggccacataatatttactttctttaatggggtctgtaacagaaaatgccCCGGGATGGCGTGAATGTATTTTGGCTCCGAATgctaaatta
This sequence is a window from Silurus meridionalis isolate SWU-2019-XX chromosome 21, ASM1480568v1, whole genome shotgun sequence. Protein-coding genes within it:
- the aste1a gene encoding protein asteroid homolog 1, which encodes MGVKGLHSYIESNSDFLKTRWFRESKLIIDGSSLYYSLYLRSHIDQAHGGDYSGFDKTVTQFFRNLRMCDIQPYVVIDGGDDVSGIKFHTLKTRCQERIRRANRLSKGGSGEIIPILMKNVFKQILRKLGVPFIQCLAEADWETAALANEWNCPVLSNDSDFYIFSNRGGYLPIDHFQWRKVSHKSTAKKFIISKWFGFKNLCSAFNRMNKQLLPLFAIILGNDYTKLDKSALPNFSKFSTRPGGTAQIDGLLMWLSRFPNPKEAINALLSPLGNQRSENLNTAINHGMAAYQLNPSSIAQFFISGEPQGRTPGPLENLPDWSLKPLAEGKLASTVIEVLTLQRVMLNFQVEDFGLSSSSETSRPIRQVMYGVLLCTRRQKVGKRSRSSGEELEHSVEEFDRTGTMLTSSMVPAVLPQCVATNLHLDSLWEEPQHLRLQVVLEALGVSSIAASLQVPEGLQLAVYVTCYWIKHATPKPRAEMFWALLTGLVFGHLSRELQAEQGGLKSCRVGRVRSVDLELAHAYSQWQSCLKDSYTLNQLLNHPVPEPELAWLYCGTLVHGAAHELKRGIEPESFLAGAPVTIALYRNLQAAVEHELDDDFIKKMRTRTWITEVPVDELSKTFTRLMDEDEDEPQSMMDDKALEETCSVRVRHKTKCRNTKSRSTKQDQGKFQ